One window of the Flavobacteriaceae bacterium YJPT1-3 genome contains the following:
- a CDS encoding MFS transporter translates to MKTAGVKISLYLNYFVFAILLNSVGIVILKSQLNYGVDEVEASILEAFKDLPIAIVSFIIASFLPRIGYKRAMLIALALVSFACIGMYFGNAFWSAKLLFATVGVSFALIKVSVYSMIGLVTDTPKEHNSLMSSIEGVFMLGIALAYFLFPAFNDESNPDSWLNVYWLLAAISAVSFLILLFTRFEKTPEVPGANLTEDALAMFKLMSKLLVLVFVISAFLFVMIEQGIMTWLPTFNSRVLELPENIGIMMASILAVSLAIGRLLAGVITQRISWVWVLTFCTLIAMAIVYFLLPRTVGASVGPIERFSDIPFIGFAFPLVGLFIAPIYPLLNSVVLSALPKKLHSPMTGLIVIFSALGGTLGSRIIGYLFKEIGAEKAFYFTLIPMTLLLVSYFVLKRLTAQYAAQHSA, encoded by the coding sequence ATGAAAACAGCCGGTGTCAAGATTTCGCTTTACCTTAATTACTTTGTATTCGCCATACTGCTGAACAGTGTGGGGATCGTCATTCTTAAATCGCAATTGAATTATGGCGTTGATGAAGTAGAAGCGAGCATTTTGGAAGCCTTTAAGGATCTTCCCATCGCTATCGTCAGCTTTATAATCGCTTCTTTTCTTCCCCGAATTGGATATAAACGCGCCATGCTGATTGCTCTGGCACTGGTCAGTTTCGCTTGTATCGGAATGTATTTTGGAAATGCCTTTTGGTCGGCTAAGCTGCTGTTTGCTACCGTGGGGGTTTCCTTTGCCCTGATCAAGGTTTCCGTATACTCTATGATCGGGTTGGTCACCGATACACCTAAAGAACACAACAGTTTAATGAGCTCCATTGAGGGGGTTTTTATGTTGGGGATCGCTTTGGCTTATTTTCTCTTTCCGGCTTTTAATGATGAAAGTAATCCGGATAGTTGGTTGAATGTGTATTGGCTGCTCGCCGCTATTTCTGCAGTTTCCTTTTTGATTCTTCTTTTCACCCGTTTTGAAAAAACTCCGGAAGTACCCGGAGCCAATTTGACCGAAGACGCTTTGGCCATGTTCAAATTGATGAGTAAACTGCTGGTGCTGGTTTTTGTCATTTCTGCCTTTCTTTTCGTGATGATCGAGCAAGGCATTATGACCTGGCTGCCCACCTTCAATTCACGAGTCCTTGAACTGCCAGAAAATATCGGGATCATGATGGCTAGCATTTTGGCCGTTTCCCTCGCGATAGGCCGGTTACTGGCCGGAGTGATCACCCAGCGCATCTCCTGGGTATGGGTGTTGACCTTTTGCACACTCATTGCCATGGCCATTGTGTATTTCTTACTGCCACGTACCGTGGGCGCAAGTGTAGGTCCCATTGAACGTTTCTCTGATATTCCTTTTATCGGTTTTGCCTTCCCTCTGGTGGGCTTGTTTATCGCCCCTATTTATCCCTTGCTGAATTCGGTAGTCCTGAGTGCGCTGCCCAAAAAACTACACAGTCCCATGACCGGATTGATCGTCATCTTTTCGGCCTTGGGGGGTACCTTAGGTTCACGAATTATCGGCTATCTATTTAAAGAAATAGGCGCTGAAAAAGCCTTCTACTTCACCCTGATTCCCATGACTTTGCTTTTGGTTTCTTATTTTGTTTTGAAACGGTTAACCGCTCAATATGCAGCTCAACATTCGGCTTAA
- a CDS encoding trehalase family glycosidase, with protein MQLNIRLKETLERLLAQEDTDQDRKITAEDQGPKSFELIGTDGHQVTIEGTYYLSNLLQEIAQAISKGKEEAVIAIDRIQEPPTARISRRIREDFWDDLTRTIDRKGIARILTDDKTEEQIQRIYVPATDEQGQQYYRSLQKDFPGLEVVVLPEKISPSYVKSINEQPGILALALTADTQKGVPFVVPGGRFNEMYGWDSYFEGIGLLIDQRVDLAKAMIDNFCYQIEHYGKILNANRSYYLTRTQPPFLSSFIREVYEAQPSVGRSWLEHSLSMAIREYETVWMVAGERLTNTGLNRYLAQGIGIPPETEPGHFDEALAPYAEKYAMEVSAFAKAYQTGAIKVPELDLYFTHDRSLRESGHDTSWRLDDVCAHLNTVDVNSLLYKYETDFAYLIDRYFQGNFKAYTPEQWEQRAEKRRQLMNSLMWNEKAGQYFDYHFLDQKQTEFESASNFFPLWAGIPSADQAAKMVNALKSSLKERGGIAGTSAAMHARVPSGAVQRQWDYPNGWAPHQMMLWKGLLQYGYEAEAYELIYRWLWMITKNAVDYNGTIPEKYDVVACTHKVYAEYGNVGTQFDYITTSGFGWMNASYQLGINILPERFRKDLDALTDPDSLF; from the coding sequence ATGCAGCTCAACATTCGGCTTAAAGAGACCTTAGAGCGTTTATTGGCTCAGGAAGATACCGATCAGGACAGAAAAATCACGGCTGAAGATCAAGGGCCTAAATCTTTCGAATTGATCGGGACTGACGGGCACCAGGTCACTATTGAAGGCACCTACTATTTATCCAATTTACTGCAGGAAATCGCTCAGGCTATTAGCAAGGGTAAGGAAGAGGCAGTAATCGCCATTGACCGTATTCAGGAACCCCCTACGGCCCGAATTTCCAGACGTATCCGCGAGGACTTTTGGGATGATCTTACCCGAACCATCGATCGTAAAGGCATTGCCCGGATCCTGACTGATGATAAGACCGAAGAGCAGATCCAGCGGATCTATGTGCCCGCGACCGATGAACAAGGGCAGCAATACTATCGATCACTGCAAAAGGACTTCCCCGGGCTGGAAGTCGTTGTTTTGCCAGAAAAAATCAGTCCCAGTTATGTCAAGAGCATCAATGAGCAACCGGGAATACTGGCACTAGCCTTAACTGCTGATACCCAGAAGGGCGTTCCCTTTGTGGTTCCGGGAGGACGTTTTAACGAAATGTACGGCTGGGATAGTTACTTTGAAGGCATTGGCTTATTGATCGATCAGCGAGTGGATCTGGCGAAGGCTATGATCGATAACTTTTGCTATCAGATCGAACACTACGGAAAGATCTTAAATGCCAACAGAAGCTATTATCTAACGCGAACCCAACCACCCTTTCTGAGTTCTTTTATCCGCGAAGTTTATGAAGCTCAACCTTCCGTTGGCCGCTCCTGGTTGGAGCATAGCTTGTCTATGGCCATACGGGAATACGAAACGGTTTGGATGGTAGCCGGTGAGCGCCTAACAAATACGGGTTTAAATCGCTACTTGGCGCAAGGTATCGGCATTCCTCCGGAGACGGAGCCCGGTCATTTTGACGAAGCTCTCGCCCCCTATGCGGAAAAGTATGCTATGGAAGTGTCCGCTTTCGCGAAAGCGTATCAGACAGGAGCTATTAAAGTCCCTGAGTTGGACCTCTACTTCACCCACGACCGAAGCTTGCGGGAAAGTGGTCACGATACGAGTTGGCGCCTGGATGATGTCTGTGCCCATCTGAACACCGTCGATGTGAACAGCCTCCTTTACAAGTACGAAACGGATTTCGCCTATTTAATTGACCGTTATTTCCAAGGAAATTTTAAAGCCTATACTCCAGAGCAATGGGAGCAGCGAGCTGAAAAGCGCCGTCAACTAATGAATTCACTGATGTGGAATGAAAAGGCTGGCCAGTACTTCGATTATCATTTCCTGGATCAGAAACAGACCGAATTTGAATCAGCCAGCAATTTCTTTCCCCTCTGGGCCGGTATTCCCAGCGCTGATCAAGCGGCCAAAATGGTGAACGCCCTTAAATCTAGTCTGAAGGAGCGTGGTGGGATCGCGGGAACCTCAGCTGCCATGCATGCCCGGGTGCCCTCCGGCGCGGTGCAACGTCAATGGGATTACCCCAACGGTTGGGCGCCCCATCAAATGATGCTATGGAAAGGTCTGCTACAATACGGCTATGAAGCCGAAGCTTACGAATTGATCTATCGCTGGCTTTGGATGATCACTAAAAATGCCGTAGACTACAATGGGACCATTCCTGAGAAATACGATGTAGTGGCCTGTACGCATAAAGTGTATGCCGAATACGGGAATGTGGGCACCCAGTTTGATTACATCACGACTAGCGGTTTTGGCTGGATGAATGCCAGTTATCAACTTGGAATCAACATCCTGCCAGAACGATTTCGAAAGGATCTGGATGCCTTGACCGATCCGGATTCCCTTTTTTAA
- a CDS encoding glycoside hydrolase 100 family protein: MSTPYQKAIDLLHQVSTERGYLASANDIANYRRIWARDGVICGLAGALDGDQKLVEAFKNTLITLADHQHELGNIPSNVHYDGATPSLSFGGLAGRVDTVSWFIIGVCQYAYLTGDILFFEQNKAKLELGFQLMHSWEYNDGDLMYVPRSGNWADEYPTQGFIFYDQVLRLWALRCYLHFEDKARMRTKHDRIQEKLELNFKKNAKNKQPYHPKAFESLAKLPYWAASLEPAGYQTQFDGFGNALALLLGLGSAQDQKELINYAAELAQELSLQLMPAFWPVITEEDPDWRFLVNNCKYEFRNFPYEFHNGGTWPMVNGFFGAGLWVHGKEHAAAQVLAKAMTARIHQLNALEGWSFYENFNSESGTPNGVPYCAWSAAGAVLLMQYQKGNQLLTELKS, from the coding sequence ATGTCTACCCCTTATCAAAAAGCCATCGACCTTTTGCATCAGGTGAGTACCGAGCGCGGCTATTTGGCCAGCGCTAATGACATTGCCAACTATCGAAGAATCTGGGCGAGAGATGGAGTCATTTGTGGTTTGGCCGGTGCGCTGGATGGAGATCAAAAACTGGTAGAGGCCTTTAAGAATACCTTGATCACGCTTGCTGATCATCAGCACGAGTTGGGTAATATTCCCTCTAACGTACATTACGACGGAGCAACCCCTTCCCTGAGCTTTGGAGGTCTGGCCGGACGAGTGGATACCGTATCCTGGTTTATTATTGGGGTGTGCCAATATGCCTATCTTACCGGTGATATCCTGTTCTTCGAGCAAAATAAAGCCAAACTCGAGTTAGGCTTTCAATTAATGCACAGCTGGGAGTACAATGACGGCGATCTGATGTACGTTCCGAGAAGCGGAAACTGGGCCGACGAATACCCCACCCAGGGCTTTATTTTCTACGATCAAGTCCTCCGACTTTGGGCATTACGATGCTACCTCCACTTTGAGGACAAGGCGCGCATGCGAACTAAACACGACCGTATTCAGGAAAAGCTGGAGCTGAATTTTAAGAAGAATGCAAAGAACAAACAGCCGTATCATCCTAAGGCTTTTGAGAGTCTGGCTAAGCTCCCATATTGGGCCGCAAGTCTCGAGCCGGCCGGATACCAAACCCAGTTTGACGGTTTTGGAAATGCCTTGGCTCTCTTGCTCGGCTTGGGAAGTGCTCAAGATCAAAAAGAATTGATCAACTATGCAGCGGAGTTGGCTCAGGAATTATCACTTCAACTCATGCCCGCTTTTTGGCCGGTGATCACAGAAGAGGATCCGGATTGGCGGTTTTTGGTGAACAACTGCAAGTATGAATTCCGCAATTTTCCTTATGAATTTCACAACGGAGGTACCTGGCCCATGGTTAATGGGTTTTTTGGAGCCGGACTCTGGGTACATGGCAAGGAGCATGCAGCTGCCCAGGTTTTGGCGAAAGCCATGACTGCCCGTATCCATCAGCTCAATGCTTTGGAAGGATGGAGTTTCTACGAAAACTTTAATTCAGAATCTGGAACCCCCAATGGGGTACCCTATTGTGCCTGGAGCGCCGCAGGAGCAGTACTCTTGATGCAATACCAAAAGGGAAACCAACTACTAACAGAACTCAAAAGCTAA